A window of Rhipicephalus microplus isolate Deutch F79 chromosome X, USDA_Rmic, whole genome shotgun sequence genomic DNA:
aaaagaaccgccggacattACTATGGCGAATGGCACGattggttcaaaagttcaattttcgcctggtaaactggacaggtcgtgtcaCCTAGCAGGAGCCAGTTGAACCAAGCAgccctgccatctcggaggccatggcaggaaattgttcaatggccgttgttgctgctgtggctctcgctactttcgttctgctgctactagtgttggCAGCCACGCGGTAAGGCCGGCCACAACAGTGATGTGAAAAATGTCACttaaggcgggtaatttgaagtgtgctaacgcaATGCGGACCGCTAGAATGTGATTTCATTGCAAAATAAGCacttctttggcacaaaagtagcactacgagaTTTCTCGGCTGCTATTTCAGCAAAcaacatcgacttaatatttgcctttagtgtgcTGCATCAGCACAATTCCGGCTGAACTCCTGTCGTCTTCAAGCTTAAATTTTGCTACATGGTAAATATACCTTTGTACAACATTTTAGCGCAATACTTGCCTTTCTCAATCAAACAAAACAAGCTTGAACAGAGGCAGAATTTTCACTGCGACCATAATGGCAAAACGAATTACTAAGTACACCAACTTATCGACAGCCCTGTTGCTTCGCTCAAACATTAATAGATAGAATCTCCATTCCGATTCAGTTTCTATTACTTCAACACTCCTTGCATTTAATCTGGATGGAACAGGAAAGCACGCACCCACATGTGTTATTAAATTATATTTGCTATGAAGCATCACCCTTAGATTAAAGTTTAACACAATAAGGACGATGCACTTCTCATAACAATCATAACTTCCCACATATTTTCTTCTGTCATTCTCCGCCTTCACCACCACCAGGTCTCGCTCACCCCTCGTTCCCCGATTATAGCCCTGAGATGCTGACAGAGGATCAGACTGTCTGCCAGCATACACCACAGGCAGAAAGGGGAAGTCCAAAGGGATGCAAACGGCACATTCAAAAATCTTAACAGCAAACAAATACCACTACATACCACATATTTTAGCTATGAACAGCTGGTGACCTTGAAAGTCGCCTTATCATTGATCGGGAAATTCAACACAGACTTTAAGCCTTGCGCGAAAGTGTGTTAACAAAACACTCCCACCATGCAGGAAGCAATTGCGAATGCCCATTGCACTAAAAGCAGAGCTGTTCCTTTACTTCCCATGCACATTGTCTGGTGGCCATGGGCATTAACAGCCACACCTAAGTGTGCTAATGTGGTTACTTATTCAGGCATTGCCTTGTGTGCTTGCTTTCcaagcaaaactggtatggcaaaGTACGAACGGGTCTAAGGTCATGTGGACGCATGCTCTAACAGTGGCAACTCATTCAAGGCAGCATGCACAGTCACACAACTATCAGTTATTTAATATGTGAAAGCCAAATCTAGGAGTGGTGCATAGTAAATCAACCACCAGAAGCCGAGCTTCTGCAATAATCGTCAGTAATGTGCGCTTACTGAGGTCAATGCCACTAAGGAATAGCTACTGAAAAGCAAACTTTTAATCCAAGCAGTTTTATGTAAACACACTGATGGCATGGCACTGTAGGAAtttacacattttttttattttcacatcTCCTGCGCAAAACTACCATGCAAGTGACACCGTGTCATATATGAACGCATTCCTTAACAATTATTTAAAATATGTTGAATGCCTAATAATTAAAGGCGGCTTTTATACATGCCAAATAATGTTAATTATTACTGACCTGTCAGCGACGGTGTCTCTTTGGGTAGTAGTCACCTCGTTCTTCAAACTTTTTGTACCTAGCCCCTTGATAACCTTTTGTAGCGCCTCCATTTCGTTCACGGTGGTTGTTCAGCCTGTCAGCACCTTCTTTGCCACAGCGGAATTCTCTGTAAGGTTCTCTGTACGGTTGTCTGTAGGGCTTGGGTTCTCGGAATTGACGACCTTGCCGCTCGTAGCGACCTTGCTGCACATGGCGATCTTGACCATAGTAGGGGTCGTAGCAATTGTAATCATTGCCAGGCGGATACGCGTGGGGTCTATTTCGGGCGCTTTCATACCCGAACGAACGCTCGGAAGAAATTGGCATGTCCATGGGCATTCGATTTCTCTGCTCCATTTGGGGTGCGCACGAAGAGTCCCACATGCTACCAGGGGGCTCAAACATGTTTCCGTTCGCTCTCATGGAATCCATGTACTCGTAGTGTCTTTGCATCATGTTCACGTAAGTATCGTCGACGGTTGCTTGTGGCCTCCGATCCATTCTAATCTGCCGGTGGTACAGCGAAACGCCATCCATGAGTGCTAAGGCGTAGCCGACCGATTCCGCATGCTCAAACATGACGAAAGCGAAGCTCTTTGAGCATCCATTGTTATCCTTCGGAATCTTTACGTCTTCCACGGGTCCAGCCTGAGGAGCGCGGAGAACAAGCACTGTGAGAAGACGCAAGTACGCCTGTGAGAAGACGCAAGACGCAAAGACGCATCCGTACGTACCTGGACAAACAGCTCGCGCAGAATCTCTTCCGTCACCTTGGAATCCAGATTTCCGCACCAGAGAGTTCGATCTCGCCGGTCTTCTTCCATGGCACCAGGCAGCGAAATAAATTAACGAAGTAACAACGTTGGCACTTATGCACTTTCTTATGTGCTACTTCTCAGGCGCCGCTTTCGACAACTACCCTTTGTTTAACGTAGTGCCCAATTGAAGTCACTCGAGAACTGTCCGTACCTGTTTATGAAGTAATCTGGCAATAGGGGCCACCGCAAATTGGCATGAAAATCGAGAAATTCGCAGGCAAATTTACCAGAAAAGGGGTTCAGTTTAAAGACGTacaaaagacaaaaacaaaaaaatggaagtTTTCGCGTCTTTAGCACTTATGAACATAACTAAGCAGTTGAAAAACTTTTACATAATCTACAAAGTTTTTCCaaataaagtctattttgtttattttatctgcttttttgttttatcaTGACTTTTAGATACTATGATAGCGAAAACCGTGAATCAAGCCAAGTGGCTCAATATCACAACCTACTGTATTCtactgacctgcccagcgagcgaagcgccagcacacccatgacctactacactcctgacctgcccagagagcacctcttccagcgcccacgttctagttcataccttctgccgctagggccgtcacctacgagcggcgtggcgctaggcagcacctgttcgctgtcgtctgcttcagccatcgctgtggcagtgcaaatcgttcttattgtgcatgaattgtgtatgaatgtgtaaaatatggcaaataaagcgatatgattcctcgtcagagttggctgcattcgtgtggacgtttgaagcagaaatagaaccgtaaaaaaagcacacaaagggtcacagtggcaagcagacgggaacttttctacaaatgaaggaaaatttattatgaaaatatttcttgaatgaaaacgtagtccaacgagataaaaaaactattgttaggcattcattgttcacactgaatcacgatggttccagacgatacgcatacacaaattgcagaagatacgcagaaacacagtaggtcgtgtgcagaaacttgcagacggcagatagctgcagtagtcagctctaatagtggccgcgtgcagttttttttttttagatgagctgacacctcaaatgtaagtatggtgtattgctgcgtgccatattgcaaatcggaacaaggcaaacaaagtaaagtaagttttcacgagtttcctgccacagacatacgggaagaatggatcgaggcaattggaagaaaaggtgagtcttgtgtttttgagagtcgtttcaattcagaacgagttgcaagctagcaagaagcaccagggtgctttagtaaactttatttccgtgtgttatgctaattcactgagctaaaaaacatgaaagcttttttaaagtaccgcggctaatatggcaggctccacaaatagtgccaagaaatttaaatatagcacacaagaaaaaagtaaatatacgaaatctgtaaattatgtaaaaatgcgtagcggtgggttgcgaggggttcgagcacccttcccgaaggctgcctcaacaaatgccgccgaaatccataaaaaaattaatgatatgaaatatttacgtgctgcctccacagtttgtctctctgtgtgtgtgtgtgtgtgtgtgtgtgtgtgtgtgtgtgtgtgtgtgtgtgtgtgtgtgtgtgtgtgtgtgtgtgtgtgtttagcgatggacaactcttgaacactgggtgtcactgaagttagcgaccgaatttggtcaaatgtatttctcatctcaaacctctatcttcccatacagctttgttcgtttctgtataagcttacttaaggtaattagaaacgttacgccggtaacgaaatgtggcgattaactgttcactctatatagggctggcaggcggtcgggtataatgacataattgaagtccttcgtgcaatgagcccatcggctctgtgagggttaagagacccagccggtgaaaccgaaatgaggaacctggaataatcagcgacagatactctatttatgtgcgtgctgcatctgagattacatcatgcatgacaaagattcgttttggagaatgcaaaagaacaaaaaccactgaagtcatcgtcgtcaacggcggagtcattgtacaggttagaggtttgcgctctaaaccaagaccaaggcgctcaagtgcgcctcggtttcggctctgtcgtattgggtcgcgcttcgttactgagcagccattaggaaattcagctttgttatgaaaccttgtatagccaatgagctcttcgaataaagggcttcaagtatgccactggactcgaccacgtaccatcactaaacatcaatcgacgaatgtagtcatctaaaaagacatttacaaaggctgcgagaaaatatgaaaatgcactaaatgggtatacaggtacttccccagaataaaatcgtggctatgctttttcttaacctccccatttggcttgttacattttggaaaaattaattacaaaaaaggtgttatggactgttattttgcaatcttgctagccatgcgtatacgcctttacctttgatgaaggttcaggaaagcatcgctgggagcccagcgaccggtcgaaggtatgcagcctgcattttaccgctgaagattacagaacagtgacgaaaaggaagatgttgaagcccacagccgtgccttccttatttcccgcttctcctgatccacgtgggcaagatccaatgccgcggaaaaagcggctaaaacgaacgcagggggaaacaacgctggcacccatacaagtaaaaatactgtaagtaaaacttgaagtctaacacaacaacggataagaataatgttagcagtattcccttatgcgtttagcgggacaatatatctgtcatgcttcgctattttttcggcttaacaggggaacgtccaacgcagattcttctcaagaagagcgagcatcagcggagcctggggaagtatatagttctgaaaacccaattgaaactgcacaagaggccgagtggttgcattttccatcaagtcaggacaacatggaggactgtagttcagttatacaaggggaacaccagaagaggccagtgcggcgctccatgacgtcgcaaacgtcgatcggtttgaagaagatgcgctccctggtcgcggcaactaagacgttgcggcggaagtgcagcaggctgaaagaaatgaacagtaatttgcattcacagctagagaagctaaagaaagattttttcgagatgaaagccctcgccgaggcgaatggcgctctaacgctgcaggtacgcagttacgtcagtggacgaatgttatattaatccttttatattcgcacttaattttaaatgactctgaacataataacaatttaggagtaagtcaattctatcaacatcacccgtactacgagaggacgtccggtgagcgaaggaattctcgaaactataagagattgtaaaggtggcgatgctacccttaagttctcgcgcatcggctagcagtgacgtcatactttgacggcctcaggtaatgtctaagactgctgtgttagtagatgcaaggtctgaagtagcaagtttcaaagaaatgttctcagccaatgcggccaagtacacaaggagcgacgcaacataaagcgacgtgcacgtgtcgaagattgttcgccaaactcagaacattaaacctagtcttaattttttctgttctaatagtcgtatgatcggaacaggaacgatagagaattatcaggtactcatttatcagtctattaacttagtgtccctatacttttttgtaagaaacgtcagaaaggggaggatggaagcttgcagtaaaaaacctgtgaacaggggttgttcccattctttaatcgctgtttacacacacacaaacactgaaaataatcatgaaccaactcgcttaatcagtagttttagcaaagttgtttcgaggcggcgtttcgacaagcaggcttgttttctgaaagactgaaatacaattatagccttaaggatgacaagtccgctgtcatgatgtctgctcgagagaaactctgtttatagattttcttcttcatataaatttacgtgacattttagtgtacgccgatgctggcaatctttctggtcatacgaaggtgtaggcctgacataaggacacggaataaaagaaggttggtgggtaagcgcgcacatgagcaagtgtttaagatacgaaggtcggtgtgtacccccttgcgtgattggcgcaccccgagtttattcctttatcctgcgaacaacgagttcaaatttctgtcgtcgcaaacaattagggacattggactgacaactggaaagacagtaatttgcaagctgtgttgtgttggtgctatgggccgatcggtttatgctcgtacaggaagccacgcttgacgcacatgtgatgtctgccttataaacttgagcgagcagcattgcattcaaaaaggaaggaatggtttggaaagtgtaagtgaacagtttccgctagtccgtatgtgtgagtcggtggccggttactgaacatgacgcaagtctgaagttgcgcaattcattaatgtagcatagctgcaattgaatgtccacgtggtgacatgaaacatctattattgtcttaagagtaaacgcatatcttttctcgcgattatgaattgttgaataaggaatgatgccaaatgcaaggtttcgacaatcaggtgcactattctttgtcaggacagcaacagcctcctttagtagcgtgtgtgtgaacgtttgctcactctcccacaacatctaaacttgtcttgacaagggcaagtccagta
This region includes:
- the LOC119176008 gene encoding nucleolysin TIAR — protein: MEEDRRDRTLWCGNLDSKVTEEILRELFVQAGPVEDVKIPKDNNGCSKSFAFVMFEHAESVGYALALMDGVSLYHRQIRMDRRPQATVDDTYVNMMQRHYEYMDSMRANGNMFEPPGSMWDSSCAPQMEQRNRMPMDMPISSERSFGYESARNRPHAYPPGNDYNCYDPYYGQDRHVQQGRYERQGRQFREPKPYRQPYREPYREFRCGKEGADRLNNHRERNGGATKGYQGARYKKFEERGDYYPKRHRR